One stretch of Sebastes umbrosus isolate fSebUmb1 chromosome 5, fSebUmb1.pri, whole genome shotgun sequence DNA includes these proteins:
- the ifi44g gene encoding interferon-induced protein 44: MHVIVSLIRSGSFSFGVAPPTSLFAAPVFQAKPASGIAADAKDALSIAPDVSSTEKSENTFLFELTELKNRSSRSRWVKPHHLSSAVQRKLESQWRNMEWTEEQKMSLMETVSSYKPSDGEVTQAQVLLLGPVGSGKSSFVSSVQSVFNGRVTNRAMVGSSSASFTKKSFNIHQKGEDPTGLVLCDIVGLGGGEMTGLTLHDILSVIKGHVPEGHKFSPDQPVRSETVGYVKRPSLKEQIHCVAFVVDASKLLSYPSGLKTTFQQLREHISDLGVHQVALLTHIDQICSETAKDVTQVYKSRIVQDMSDSCLGVFMQELYR, translated from the exons ATGCATGTGATTGTTTCCCTCATCAGATCGGGAAGCTTTAGTTTTGGTGTCGCTCCTCCAACCAGTTTATTCGCAGCTCCAGTTTTTCAAGCCAAACCTGCTTCTGGCATAGCAGCGGACGCCAAAGATGCTCTCAGCATAGCTCCAGACGTCAGTTCAACAGAGAAAAGTGAgaacacatttttgtttgaaCTCACAG AATTAAAAAATAGGTCCAGCAGGTCTAGGTGGGTTAAACCTCATCATCTTTCTTCAGCAGTTCAACGAAAGTTGGAATCTCAATGGAGAAACATGGAGTGGACAGAAGA GCAAAAGATGAGCCTGATGGAGACCGTCAGCTCCTACAAACCGAGCGATGGCGAGGTGACTCAGGCTCAGGTTCTCCTCCTGGGTCCGGTCGGTTCTGGCAAGTCCAGCTTCGTCAGTTCAGTCCAGTCAGTGTTTAATGGAAGAGTCACCAACCGGGCCATGGTGGGCTCCTCCTCAGCCAGCTTCACCAAGAAG TCCTTCAACATCCATCAGAAGGGAGAGGATCCTACTGGACTGGTGCTGTGCGATATCGTGGGCCTTGGAGGTGGAGAGATGACCGGACTGACCCTTCATGACATCCTATCCGTCATTAAAGGTCATGTACCTGAGGGACACAAG TTTAGCCCAGATCAGCCAGTGAGGTCTGAGACTGTCGGCTATGTGAAGAGGCCAAGCCTCAAAGAGCAGATCCACTGTGTTGCATTTGTGGTGGACGCCTCTAAACTCCTGAGCTACCCGAGTGGCCTCAAAACCACCTTCCAGCAGCTCCGAGAGCACATCAGTGACCTGG GTGTTCACCAGGTGGCTCTGCTGACCCACATCGACCAAATCTGTTCAGAAACAGCCAAAGATGTCACCCAGGTTTACAAGAGCCGCATCGTTCAGGACATG TCCGACAGCTGCCTCGGGGTCTTTATGCAGGAGCTCTACAGGTGA